The Nostoc sp. 'Peltigera membranacea cyanobiont' N6 genome contains the following window.
ATAGCGTTTATCCGTCAGCCAGTTAGTCAATTCAAAGCCATCAGGTAGGATATTACTAATGGCAAATAAGCCAATAAAACTATGATGCCAGCTTTCGATCAGGTTGCGATCGCTCTCTTCTAAATCTGGATGGCTTTCAATAAACAACTCTAATGGTGATTTGTCACCGACTTTTCCGGCTGTCAGAAAGCTATCGATGATTAAGTCCTGCTGTGTACTATCGCCACTTCCACGGCGCGACTGTTCTGCTGCATAAGTTTCCAGTGCTTTTGCCAGTTCACCTTCAGCATCAAAGACAAAATCAACTAAGGCTTGTTTTAATTGGTGCGATCGTTCTAATATGACATCCACAAGTTAATCTCTCGGTGCGACAGATGTAGATTATAGCCTTTGAGAGAATTACAGCATCTAGCAATAGCTAGATTTATGGTGGCGTGTACTTAGCATATTTAGCTGTCAAACTTCTCTTAAACTAGATACAACGCATCATACAAGGTTATTACAGATGGTCGCAATTCCAAATTCTAGTTATATTTCCCCAGAAGACTACCTCAAAGAAGAAGAAACTAGTCCTATCAAGCATGAATATAGACAGGGAGAGGTTTATGCAATGACAGGAGCAAGTAATACTCATGTAATTATTAGCGGGAATCTCTTTGCTATGCTGAGAAATCATTTGCGTGGGAGTGGTTATCAGACTTATATCTCAGACACCAAAGCACATATTGAGTCCATTAATATCTATTACTACCCCGATGTGATGGTAAGTTGTGACCAACGAGATAAAGCTTTTAATAACTTTCTGCGTTATCCCAGCTTAATTGTAGAAGTACTATCTCCAACAACAGAAGCCTTTGACCGAGGCGATAAATTTGCTGACTACCGACAGATAGAGTCACTTCAGGAATATGTACTTGTGAGCCAAACTCGCTTAAATGTTGAGTGCTTTCGCCGCAACTCAGAGAGACAATGGGTACTTTATCCCTATGGAAAAGAAGATATCATTCATCTGGCAAGTGTAGATTTTCGGTGTGCTGTTGCAGATTTATATGAGGATGTTACTTTTGAATCACCCTAATTGA
Protein-coding sequences here:
- a CDS encoding Uma2 family endonuclease; this translates as MVAIPNSSYISPEDYLKEEETSPIKHEYRQGEVYAMTGASNTHVIISGNLFAMLRNHLRGSGYQTYISDTKAHIESINIYYYPDVMVSCDQRDKAFNNFLRYPSLIVEVLSPTTEAFDRGDKFADYRQIESLQEYVLVSQTRLNVECFRRNSERQWVLYPYGKEDIIHLASVDFRCAVADLYEDVTFESP